The region taatttagcaatGGAAGCAAGTGAGAACAGACCTTTAGTCCTCTAAGGTGTTACTGTCAATcatgctaaacaaaacaaaatggaaggctGGATTGCATTAGGTTTTTCATAGAAAGGCGAATGGTCCccaagaagagaaaatggaagtgatttgTAACGGTTTTGTTTACACAGACGAAATACAAACTCTGTGCTTGTGGTGAAAATACAGGTGTGCCTAGTGTATGACTCCTATTAACTTGTTTGTAAATATTCAATTCTGCTGTTTTTGGAGGTGTGATGactgtatttattgttttaatcataatttttgaTACAGGAAATAAACCGGATTGAGTATTTAAAAGCCCTTCAAGAACAAGAGGAGCAAGGGTCCCTAGCTTTAGAATTAttagagctgcagaagaaagcaatacAGTCACAGTGTGACAAGAAAGTTCAGAGGATGCATCAAGAAGTAAAGACTTCTAGAACTGTGAGTAAAGATTCCAAAGGGGTAGATGTTTACAGGAATTCCTTTTAGTATATATTCTCAGTGTGACAGTTTACAGATACTGTGGATTTGTTGCGACTGGGTTGTTTTAATGtcacagtgtttaaaaaacacacatctgCATTCACTTTCTATCATGGCATGATACATTAATTTGTATCCCTCTGcataatttttatgtatgttCTACAGGAGAGTTAAACTTCAAGCTGTTTAACTCCTGGGTACTGCTAGCGTACACACACTTACAAAGATCCTtgagtaaataagaaaatgtgctTAAATTTTTGAAGTGTCCCGTGCTTTATGTAATGGGTCAGATTGCATTATCTGCCAATGCAAGTTTGTACGTTATTCCGCCACTCCCTAATATTAGTTTGAAAGTTTTGCCTATAGAAGCATTTTACCTTGACAGCAGAATTTCCACGAGATGTGTGGAATTAAGATAAATCAGTAGGTGTGTACAAAGCTTGGTAGTACTCGTGTAGACTCCTGATGTCTTTCATCCTATGTGTTGGCACTTTAGCTTAATAAGAAAATATGGATGTGTATCTCATAAATGTCccaggaattattttatttgtattagttAAATTCTTTCTAAGCTTTTATTGTATGTGTTTTCACCACAAGGAAAGAGAAAGCCTTTTATTAAATAACTAACCATAATGGAAGCAAGTCTGAGAAGAAACTAGGTGAATGAAAGGCTGCCATAAAGAGTTAATATTCACTAAAAATAATGGAATAAGTTACTTGTAGTTATGTGAACCTGGTGAGATTTTGAAAAAAGTTGATCTTGCTGCCTTATGAatattcatattcttttaaaactttttttctaacagaGGATTCTTGAACTGGAAAGCTCTCTTGCAAAGTATTTGGAAGAGGCCAGAaagcaatcagaagaaaaaaagcagcacaataaGGAAATAAGTGATATAGTTGAAAAACACAAGAATGAACTGGAaaacatgaaacagcagcaggaaaagctttGGACAGAAAAACTTCAAATCTTAAAGCAACAACAagtaactgaaatggaaaaaatgagagagaaacaagaacaagAGATAGCTacaattttgaaagagaaagaaacagttttccGTGCACACATAgaagagatgaatgaaaaaacGTTACAAAAACTTGATGTGAAACAAGCAGAGTTCGAAGCACTGTCTTCTGAGCTATCAGAAGCACTAAAAATTCGTCATGACTTGGAACAAGAGCTCTCTGCATTGAATAGTAAAGTGTGTGAAGCAAGGCAAGAattggaagaagagaggaagaggcacaaagaagaggttgaagTTATGTCAAAAGAGCATGCAATGTCTATTCAAGGAGTTGAGGAGGTACTCAAAGAGGAACTCAACCAACTCAGGCAGTCATTGGAGAAACTTGCGGAGCAGGAAGCTAAACtaaaaaaagagcttgaaaacAAGCAATTGGAGTTCAGTCAGAAAGAGAGCGAATTCAATGCTAAAATGTTGGAAATGGCACATGCCAGCACAGCTGGAATCAATGATGCTGTGTCAAAACTAGAATGTAATCACAAAGAGCAGCTGGAGAGTCTTGCTGAGGCTCACAGGAGGGAGTTGGTAGAAATTACCCGGAGTTGGGAAGAGAAACTCCATCAGCAGGTTGAAGAGCTCCAGGAAAAGCATGAAATGGAGCTGCAAGAGAAGGAGCAGGAAGTTGGAGACCTGAAAGAGGAACTTgccacctgcagtgctgagaaggagggcTCCAGAGCAGAAATAACCCGACTGAAGGGAGAGCAGGTGACAAGGGAGGAGTCCCTGAAGGAACTGCAAGAACAACTAAGGCAGTCAGTGTCGAAGGTGAATGCTTTGTCAGATAAGGAAAGTGACCTGAAAACGCAGTTGAAGAAATTGGAAGGTGATCTTAATCAGGCCCTGAAAGAGCAGTCAGGACTTGAGGAACAGCTCAGTGAGCAGAAAGCAGttgaagaaaaggacaaagccaAAATTACCGAGCTGGCTGATGAAAGAACACTAAATTTAAGCTCCAGCTCTGATTACTTAGTAAATGTGCTAGGGTTAGGTCCTTGGGTCCCTGAACAGTTTGTGTTCCAGGTGGAAAAGAGGGAAGCGAGTGAGTGAAATTTTAAGCTTTACTagagttgtggtggtggtggttgtttttgaaggatttaaatacagtgtttataGGTCAGCCTCCCTCCCTAGCTCCTTTCTCTGAGGCTCTGTCCAGATAGGCACCACGGCCCTTAAAGTAAGGTTCTGTTCTATGTGGGATGCAGTCTGTTTGCATAGTTTCTGTGCTAAGAGCTTTCCTTTTTACTTCTAAGGGAACAGTTTGTCTGCTTGATGCTTGCAGACAAACATAGTTTTGCTCCAGTAACATTTCAACCAGGAGCTCGCAGCGAACTTGGTTCTGAAGATGCTCTTGTAAGATTCTATGGTTCTTGATgtaaaaaacctctaaaaaaaccaccaccccccaaaaaccaccTCAAATTAAGAGTAAATAGAAGGAGCTGAGTACGCCAGGTATTGAGGATTTTTAACTAGAGTACTATgaccatctattaaaaaaaaatcttaggaaaGGTTAATTGTTGATGTGTTTTTGACGgcatttttgtcatgttttctttatgtATGCTTATGTGTTTAGAGTAGACaggtgtacatatatatgtgaatacATATACGTGCGTAACATTTGCTGTAGATACTgcgtgtgtatatacacatgtacaccCATTTCCTTAAGTAGTTTAGGGAAAGTTTTTAATAACAcagtttttaatgtcttttgatTTCATCGAAGGAGATTCTGTTTAACCGAAAACTGTCAATTATGCTTATTTTAGCTGCTTGTGAACACCATTCATCATTTTGACTGTTCTCTATTTAGATTCATGTACTGGAAGACCAGTTGAAAAACTATGAGAAGAATGTGAACGTCACCTCCGTTGCAACACCATACAGAGGTAAgtacactgttttcatcacaagtaAGTTGTGTGCTTGAAAGATACGCTTTGGTTTAGacaatttattaaaatgtcagtCTCTTTCAAACACTTGTATCATACTTTTATGGCATCTTATCCCCGTTTTGTCTTCTCTGTTATAGCAGAGCTGGTGTGTGATTTCAGATGAGGGAGTCACAGAgcattttgtttggggtttggttttatgTCATGCAGTTAGAGCTCTATATCGGAGTTCTTAAGCTTTCTCTGGGGAGAGTGGTATAAGCAGTGGCACTCAAAAGTGGATAGGGAGGAATTACCCATTTGTCTTGGCTAATTAGATACACGTTTTATGACTTTAAAGCTCGTGAACAATACTGGATTTTACAGATCTGTCTTGTGTTACGTGCTTGGACATTGACTCTTCTTGTGATGAGAGTTCCTTTGCAAGATGATCTGCTTTGACACAGTAATAAGTAAAATCCCAGTTCCCCTTGTAATCTTTGAAATATGTGTCCCTGAAAGTGGTTTTGGAGCTGAAATCCCCTGGCATTTCaggcaaataaccgtctcctcgtGACTGGAGTCATGGTGCGCGCAGGGAATAGAACAGCAGAGTTACCCCGCGTTATGCCGAgcgctctgcaggagcagctctgaggcGGGTCTGAGGGGtccccccaggagagcagctctctgcagagcaggtcccagccCCCCGGGAGACAGGGGCAGAGACGGGCACAGCTACAGCATCGCTCGGGCAGGGACTGAAGGCCCCGGGCTGAGCTCAGACACGTCCCCTGGGCCCTTGGCAGGagacgggggggccgggggtcccggggaggccgGTCCCGGCCACTGAGGCCTGtgagcacccccaggaccctgaCAGAAGCAGACGTGCACTGCTCATGTGCTCTCCCGTGGGCACTGATAGTTGGCTACTTCAGCTGGGAGGGACGTACAGTGATGGGTGCAAGGGCCTGACCAGTTCACTGCTAAGGTATCAATGGCATTGTCCAAATGACTCTCAACCACTGACAGCCCTGGGACTTTGACTGCcactccaggaagcctgttccagggtttgacctgCCCTGCCTCTCAGGAGAGAAATGTCCTGTGAAGTCCAAACCTCTGACAACACAGCTCTGAGCCATTCCCACGCGTCCTGGCGCTGGgtaccagggagcagagctcagcacctccctctgcccttcccctccccaggaagctgcagagagcagtgaggtcgcccctcagcctcctcctctccaaaccagagaatccccagggtgcggtttgccctcttggctgccggGGCACAACTGCTGACTCCTGACGAGCCTCctgccaaccagcacccccagacccctttcGGTGTTTGTTGTTACTCTATCCCAGGTGCAGAacccagcatttgttcttgtccAGTTGCCTGCCGTTGGTGAAACTTGGATTCATATGAGTGACTCGCAGTATAAATgttctcttgtttttgtttacACAGATGGAAACCTTCACCATGCCGACGTTTCCCTCTCTGAGGAGCCTGTCGAGTTTGAATACTTGAGGAAAGTGCTTTTTGAGTATATGATGGGTCGTGAGACAAAGGTATGGGAAGTTGTATATGGTGACACGTGATTGAGGCTAGAATACAGTTTTACATCTGTGCTGTATGGATTTGAATTGCCATGTGTTTGTGATTCCTTACATGCTGTTTATTACTGGCACAGCATTCGATAGGCTGTCACACTTTTTTCCCAAAGAGGCATGATCCATACCTTAGTAACTTTGTCAACACGCCGAGGTGagtggcggggggagcggggttGTCACATCTCTCACCGATGTACCGATGGAGACAAAAACCTGTACAGGTAGGTATGGGTCTATTAACACAAGTCCTGTCGTCACTCGAGTGCTATTGTGAAAGCTGGTATGCACAATATTAGCTTTTTAGTAGctctgaagatgatgaaatatcTCTTTAATTGTTGCTTAAAGATGTTTTTTAGTGCTCCCTCATCTGTATACCTTCTCTAGATAGTATTCATTTACCcttcaaagcagtgaaaaaacctgcacagtAGGCTTCTTACTGTATGCTGCAAGCCTGTGAAATCATTCCTAAGTTGGAATTTTACTAGCTTGTAACAATACTGATGCTTAGAGACTGACCAGGTTCAGAAGTTGTATGTcataacacaaacattttctttggatGATAAAACTTTAACTAACCTTTTTCACTCATTGAGGTTATTTCTTACTTCAAAACATTACTATACATGCCTCAAAACTTTGCATTATAAATCTCtgcgggttttttttccttttaactctgATTTACTGAAGTTTGCAGTTGATTAATAAGAGCAACTAACAACAATCAGTGCTGAAGTAAATTGGCTTTAGGTCTTGATTCTGTCTTTCAGTTGCtttgattaaattaaatatatataataaatgtatgtatgtatgcatttatatgcatgtatgtgtttgcagacacatatatgtatttatttgcccTGGACATTACGTTCTATTTAACGAGAAGATGCCATTACAACATTGCCTGCAATCAGGCTCCTAAAATATGATGGATATTGAGAGGAGAACaaataaattggaaaagataGAGATCTGGTTCCTACAACAACTTAGGAAAGCTTTGTTGGAAAGTTGGTATGATCGAAAGAGGAAGTATATTTAAACAACCAACCAGCAGAAATAATTCTCAAAGCACTACAACTTTTAGCTTTGGCAAGTTAGATGTAGACAGGTAAGGGAAGATGACAGAGTTCTTACAATAGAAAGTGACTGTATTCTTCCCTGCTGCGTGTTCATACCAATTTGATTACCTCGTAGCAAATTTTAACTGagggcaaatatatttttaaatgcatttccaaGCATTTTAGTGCATATGAAATTGATTTACTTATAGATgactttgggttggtttttttttttagacaatgGCTAAGGTTATAACAGCAGTATTAAAGTTCCCAGAAGATCAGACTCAGAAGATACTAGAACGAGAAGATGCTCGACCATTGGTAAGTTAAAGAAGTAAACCAAGTTTATGAAGAGATTAGGTTGCAAGAATAAGGAATTAGAAACTTGCTTTTGAGTCTCCTTTTTCCCTGTGTCCACAttaaagaaaactccttttctccctccttccctcttcttcagtgGAATGTCAAATTCCAGCTGTAGGTTTGAGTTTGTAGcaaaagtgagggggaaaaaaccccccgAAGCGTATTTTCTTAACTAGTACTTCTTATCGTCAGTTAAGCCATATTTCTGGTAGCTGTGGGTACAACAGAACAAAGCAAGTTCAGTCATCACTACTATTCTGTAGATGGGTTTTCTAATCAAAAAAGTAATCTGACAGAAGATTTGTGTTTCTTAAATTCAGAAGTTTCTGTGGAGTCAAaccagttttcatgaaaaatatgtcaagagagatttttttcagcCCTGTGACAAAATTTCTGGCTAAACCAAAAGCCATTTTTCTTGTAGAGTAGAAAAGTGACTAGCTCCATCACTTGATACACGTGTGTTTGAAGTAGGATATGTATCTTGAGTGTCCTCACAagattggggtttttgtttgcttggttctTGGTTGTAGTTTTTGAGGTTTATTCCGAAGAGCctgctttatttttgtcctgaaaaaacatcaaaatatgtgAGGATCACTCTAGGCCAGGACACGTTAAAAACAAGAGTCTTAAGCGCTTCActtaggttttgtttggttgggttttttcccagtttcaaTACATTTCTTACTGTGTGACAGTTGCTCAGTATTTACCAGACGGGTGAATTTGGGTTTGAGAAGCAGACGCAAACACAAAGAATATatgaacataaacatttctttggtGTTATTGTTGGGATTTTATGTATAGTAGCGATTTTTTATTGAGAGAAAACCTGCAGTAATAGTTCTCTCTACATTGTATCTGGAGTCAACACTGTGATCCCCCTCTTTGTGGGTCGGCTTAGTACAATATTCAGGAATTAAACTGAGAGGAGGAATTGCATTCTGTTTCTCTTGCTGGCCTTGCATATGTATTTGTTTAGCACtggcagaaacagaataaaatacaagtttgaaCATTCTTACATTTCAATTGAAGTAGTTACGTTAAAGTCCCGTTGATTCATTgaaacaacatcaacaaaatttTTTACCATTTCGTCTTGAAGTATCAATTCTGAGGAAAGTGTTAAATACTTCAGCATGTTCCTGTACACTTAGCAGGCTTGAGAGTCTTGCCATCTTAaatattcaaaacacttttaaaatgataGAAATGCTGGTAATACTGCAGCTCCAGTAAGTATCATGCATCCCGGACAGGAATTTCTCTTAATGCTCTCTTTCTCTGACCTTCAGGTAGAAAGATGGCactttgtggttgttttgttttggcaagcTAGAGCAAT is a window of Athene noctua chromosome 2, bAthNoc1.hap1.1, whole genome shotgun sequence DNA encoding:
- the LOC141958203 gene encoding golgin subfamily A member 4-like isoform X2, translated to MTQQARKHLQEEFDASLEEKDQLISVLQTQVSLLKKTLQNGQIRTELPDSTVPSKRQVQSPTKEVGTETPVEPGSNAFEELERALSLAQKAEEAQKKLQAETDKKIKAVEKASEEERVNLQRELIRVKQEVVEIMKKSSEERVAELEKCHKKEMAAKDRELNERLQAQEKAFQGKMKAALEINRIEYLKALQEQEEQGSLALELLELQKKAIQSQCDKKVQRMHQEVKTSRTRILELESSLAKYLEEARKQSEEKKQHNKEISDIVEKHKNELENMKQQQEKLWTEKLQILKQQQVTEMEKMREKQEQEIATILKEKETVFRAHIEEMNEKTLQKLDVKQAEFEALSSELSEALKIRHDLEQELSALNSKVCEARQELEEERKRHKEEVEVMSKEHAMSIQGVEEVLKEELNQLRQSLEKLAEQEAKLKKELENKQLEFSQKESEFNAKMLEMAHASTAGINDAVSKLECNHKEQLESLAEAHRRELVEITRSWEEKLHQQVEELQEKHEMELQEKEQEVGDLKEELATCSAEKEGSRAEITRLKGEQVTREESLKELQEQLRQSVSKIHVLEDQLKNYEKNVNVTSVATPYRDGNLHHADVSLSEEPVEFEYLRKVLFEYMMGRETKSWLKIF
- the LOC141958203 gene encoding golgin subfamily A member 4-like isoform X1, with amino-acid sequence MTQQARKHLQEEFDASLEEKDQLISVLQTQVSLLKKTLQNGQIRTELPDSTVPSKRQVQSPTKEVGTETPVEPGSNAFEELERALSLAQKAEEAQKKLQAETDKKIKAVEKASEEERVNLQRELIRVKQEVVEIMKKSSEERVAELEKCHKKEMAAKDRELNERLQAQEKAFQGKMKAALEINRIEYLKALQEQEEQGSLALELLELQKKAIQSQCDKKVQRMHQEVKTSRTRILELESSLAKYLEEARKQSEEKKQHNKEISDIVEKHKNELENMKQQQEKLWTEKLQILKQQQVTEMEKMREKQEQEIATILKEKETVFRAHIEEMNEKTLQKLDVKQAEFEALSSELSEALKIRHDLEQELSALNSKVCEARQELEEERKRHKEEVEVMSKEHAMSIQGVEEVLKEELNQLRQSLEKLAEQEAKLKKELENKQLEFSQKESEFNAKMLEMAHASTAGINDAVSKLECNHKEQLESLAEAHRRELVEITRSWEEKLHQQVEELQEKHEMELQEKEQEVGDLKEELATCSAEKEGSRAEITRLKGEQVTREESLKELQEQLRQSVSKIHVLEDQLKNYEKNVNVTSVATPYRDGNLHHADVSLSEEPVEFEYLRKVLFEYMMGRETKTMAKVITAVLKFPEDQTQKILEREDARPLSWLKIF
- the LOC141958203 gene encoding golgin subfamily A member 4-like isoform X3 yields the protein MVRYALNCLTRLSHLNDKFKVQQKKSAQKLLWNQEAMKSSEERVAELEKCHKKEMAAKDRELNERLQAQEKAFQGKMKAALEINRIEYLKALQEQEEQGSLALELLELQKKAIQSQCDKKVQRMHQEVKTSRTRILELESSLAKYLEEARKQSEEKKQHNKEISDIVEKHKNELENMKQQQEKLWTEKLQILKQQQVTEMEKMREKQEQEIATILKEKETVFRAHIEEMNEKTLQKLDVKQAEFEALSSELSEALKIRHDLEQELSALNSKVCEARQELEEERKRHKEEVEVMSKEHAMSIQGVEEVLKEELNQLRQSLEKLAEQEAKLKKELENKQLEFSQKESEFNAKMLEMAHASTAGINDAVSKLECNHKEQLESLAEAHRRELVEITRSWEEKLHQQVEELQEKHEMELQEKEQEVGDLKEELATCSAEKEGSRAEITRLKGEQVTREESLKELQEQLRQSVSKVNALSDKESDLKTQLKKLEGDLNQALKEQSGLEEQLSEQKAVEEKDKAKITELADERTLNLSSSSDYLVNVLGLGPWVPEQFVFQVEKREANSCTGRPVEKL